DNA from Magnolia sinica isolate HGM2019 chromosome 19, MsV1, whole genome shotgun sequence:
AAAGCCATTTCATGGTACAACAGTGTCCTTGGCTTCCGAATCGAAGCAGGAAAAGGTAACCGAATATCTCTTACATATTATTTTTCAGCCTTGTCCATTGAGAGAGAAATTCTTctattaatatttatttatttatttggttttcAAGGAGTCAAGTTCATATTCAACAAAATTGACATGGAAAATCCAAATAAGGAATACTCGTTCACCATTCGGCACGAGAATGATACCTACACCTGTAAGTAACAGATTGGTTGATATTGTCAAAATCCTTTCTTGGTTATTGCTAACTGGTGGTGTTTATCAACATGAGCTTACACTTTTCATATTATCTGTGATATTTTAATAGAAGAAGATTGTGTGAACTCAGTGTGCAATGAGATTCGGTGCACACATATTTCCCACCAGCTAATAGCCATGTCTGATGATAATTTTCAGTGCTGAATTGTGAGCCTTACAATGAAGACACCAAAGGGTTGATGCGAGAGTTGAACCAAACTAATGGTTTGTTCAAGTTTGTGAGAATGATGAGAGAGAGGTTTCTTGTGACTGCATCAAAAGGTGCAAACTTTTGTCCAGTATTACTTTCTTCTTGCAACTTCTAGGCTGATGAACTTGTGAGCCATTGTGGAGATGTTACCACTAGCTATATTAAACTGTCAACTTTATCTTTTAATGATTATAAAAGTTTTATACTCTTCCATAGTATTTGACCAAGTTATAACCTATGTATTTTTGAGTTTTCCCCCTAAAGAGAATCGGTGCATGTTATGGTGACAATTTAATCAGTATTTATACCTGGTGAAGGTTAAATGTAATGCTATTAAGTTAATCTGTTAAGCATCTCAAGTATTCATGAGTTGCTGCTTTTAATCAGATTGAATTGAGTTTTTCATCAGATCACATACTTGGTGTATGATGTATTCTTTCATTACTCAAGATCCTTTTGTTCTGTGTGCAATTGTCCTTTCAGTTACGTAATCATGTTGTGGTTGTATCAAAATTTCTACGTGCACTTGATTGTGCTTTTGCTTTCCAATGAAAATGCAAATCTTAGATGAGGTAGATTCTATTTTGCAACATTAATACAAGAAAAATTGTCTCCATATGCATGTTTTGGGGCATGAAAGATGCTGGACTGTGGTGAAAACTTTTGAGCTCTTGTATCAATCCATGGCAGGGATCGTGAAGGAAAATGACAATTAAATTGTTACTCTTGATGTCACTCGCAGCTTGTTCTCATGTGTGAGAATGAATCGTTAACTTTGTTTTGTAtcctaatatttttaaaaaactttttttctATCCTAATAATCACTTTAAAAAAATTGTTTCTATCCTGATGGCATTTTACCTCATTGTGAAAATTGGGATCTCACCTAGTCTTGCTTTAAGTTATGAATGGGACCATAAGTAACACTAAACTTCATGGAAAACTAATGGACCTAAGGAATGTAATCTTCAAAATAGAGAGAGCCATGTGGGTAAGTACTTAATCTGAAATATGGCAGATATAGGCATTAATGTAATAAAAAAAGTGTCACTGCGACTTTATGAAGACATTTGGGGATCCACTCTTCCCCTTCAGGAATCCTAATATAATTTTCGAGCTGGTCTTTTAATTCTACTCATGGTTTTAAGTATTTGGTATGATACGGTCATATCTACTGTATCATATCTATATCAGCCTGCTCTGATATGTGATATGGGGTCGTATTAGCAGTATCAACCCATATCGTACCTGTAATTTAAACCCATGATTGTACCATCTTTGTAACTtgacatttttctttttgaaatttcttcATTTGCTGTTGCTGCTAAATAGTGCCATTGAACGTGCAGTGGGGTTATTATTTTTATGCTTAATGGTGCAGAAGTTATGGAATAGGCTAAAGGGTACTGTTGTCTCTATATCTGTGACACATCCACTAGTGCAATTATCTAATGTCTCCTATTTCATTATCAGGAACTGTACATCGACCCACCACTCCTCAACCAGAATCACCTACATTAACTATGTCGGTTCCTACTTCAATTTTCTCAAGCAGTAGAAGCGAATCAGTAACAAAGCAAAATGAGTGTCTAACTGAATCTCAAGCTGAACTCGACAGACCCCTGAAAAAAGTTAATCATGGTGGTCGTGGTCGTAAGCCAGCAACTTCATCTCCCAAATCTGCATCATCTCTTCGTCGGAGTCCACGCCTTAAGGTAACCCACAGAAATATTTCTCTCCATTTTCCTCTTTTGCTGGTGACAAGCTTCATTAATCAATGCAGTGAAAACCAATATAACACAGCCCA
Protein-coding regions in this window:
- the LOC131234846 gene encoding kinetochore protein SPC25 homolog isoform X1; translated protein: MQRGKEQSIHRRMVDLRLICDREIQIHQQRAVSATDSFRKSLQSIKLCSEENAPNQAKLGKLKDHLRQLEDEFVKSLAVKTRKEAGRIATSESLSAAKARTEELKKIVQDQRSRRDEYSAIISQQLLAFAELEKQNNQDINHLEDLEKAISWYNSVLGFRIEAGKGVKFIFNKIDMENPNKEYSFTIRHENDTYTLLNCEPYNEDTKGLMRELNQTNGLFKFVRMMRERFLVTASKGTVHRPTTPQPESPTLTMSVPTSIFSSSRSESVTKQNECLTESQAELDRPLKKVNHGGRGRKPATSSPKSASSLRRSPRLKGRK
- the LOC131234846 gene encoding kinetochore protein SPC25 homolog isoform X2; this translates as MQRGKEQSIHRRMVDLRLICDREIQIHQQRAVSATDSFRKSLQSIKLCSEENAPNQAKLGKLKDHLRQLEDEFVKSLAVKTRKEAGRIATSESLSAAKARTEELKKIVQDQRSRRDEYSAIISQQLLELEKQNNQDINHLEDLEKAISWYNSVLGFRIEAGKGVKFIFNKIDMENPNKEYSFTIRHENDTYTLLNCEPYNEDTKGLMRELNQTNGLFKFVRMMRERFLVTASKGTVHRPTTPQPESPTLTMSVPTSIFSSSRSESVTKQNECLTESQAELDRPLKKVNHGGRGRKPATSSPKSASSLRRSPRLKGRK